A portion of the Paenibacillus hamazuiensis genome contains these proteins:
- a CDS encoding Ger(x)C family spore germination protein, whose translation MIKRIWTSICVLAICLLTGCWDRAELPQKGFVMGVAADEAEGGKIALTTQVFRPSQGIGPAGSKAAENAYVNVQTIDDTVPRAIRDIPINLGRKAQWSHTRLIIVSEKLARDRGINNLIEFFMRDHEPRLTISFMIVEGRADAYLRTKPLIENTISQQLVQSEETAASFSSKTINSNLLKLGLQMKSEVGNATVPYLYLTREPSPTVTNTAGIALLKKGKLAGLMPPSKVEILQMLLNEYESGMIDIPCGAETESGGIKEAVEVVSARSSWRPVIGEDSVIVSGKLKMDVAITELSCSRVEKVEEEQQFAKKVEETVERRIAETIDWLKNKKFDALGLGDKVYKKNPALWKQWKEGWDDRFASSEFHFDVKVRVINSGTTTGNPVLKK comes from the coding sequence ATGATCAAACGCATCTGGACAAGCATATGCGTGCTGGCTATCTGTTTGCTGACGGGCTGCTGGGATCGCGCCGAGCTTCCGCAAAAGGGGTTTGTAATGGGGGTTGCCGCTGATGAAGCCGAAGGAGGCAAAATCGCCCTGACAACCCAGGTTTTCAGGCCAAGCCAGGGGATTGGTCCGGCAGGATCCAAGGCGGCGGAGAACGCATACGTCAATGTGCAGACGATCGACGATACGGTTCCGCGGGCCATTCGCGATATCCCGATCAATCTCGGACGAAAAGCGCAATGGAGCCATACGCGCCTGATTATCGTCAGCGAGAAGCTGGCCCGCGACCGCGGAATCAACAATTTAATCGAATTTTTTATGCGGGACCACGAGCCGCGGCTGACGATATCCTTCATGATTGTGGAAGGCAGGGCGGATGCTTATTTGCGAACGAAGCCTTTGATCGAAAATACGATCAGCCAGCAATTGGTGCAGAGCGAGGAAACGGCGGCGTCCTTCAGTTCGAAAACAATAAATTCCAATTTGTTGAAATTGGGCTTGCAAATGAAAAGCGAGGTCGGCAATGCGACAGTCCCGTATCTTTATTTGACCAGGGAGCCTTCGCCAACAGTGACAAATACGGCCGGGATTGCCTTGCTGAAAAAAGGAAAGCTTGCGGGGCTTATGCCGCCGTCAAAGGTGGAAATATTGCAGATGCTGCTCAATGAGTATGAAAGCGGGATGATCGACATTCCTTGCGGTGCGGAAACGGAGTCAGGCGGGATTAAGGAGGCGGTGGAGGTCGTTTCGGCAAGGAGCAGTTGGCGGCCTGTTATCGGGGAAGATTCGGTGATCGTATCGGGAAAGCTGAAAATGGATGTGGCAATCACGGAGTTGTCCTGTTCCAGGGTAGAAAAGGTGGAGGAAGAACAGCAGTTTGCGAAAAAAGTGGAAGAGACGGTAGAGCGAAGAATTGCTGAAACGATCGATTGGCTGAAGAACAAAAAATTTGACGCGCTTGGACTCGGCGATAAAGTGTATAAGAAAAATCCGGCATTATGGAAACAGTGGAAAGAGGGCTGGGATGACAGGTTTGCAAGCAGCGAGTTCCATTTCGACGTAAAGGTAAGGGTCATCAACAGCGGGACCACGACGGGCAATCCTGTCTTAAAAAAATAG